A genomic window from Glycine soja cultivar W05 chromosome 10, ASM419377v2, whole genome shotgun sequence includes:
- the LOC114369953 gene encoding syntaxin-121-like: MNDLFSGSFSRNNDQVLPDHHHHVIEMAAASSPTAEGSANLEKFFQEVEQVKEDLKELERLHENLRGNHEKSKTLHSAKAVKELRSRMDADVALALKKAKLVKVRLETLDRSNQVSRNLPGLEPGSSSDRTRTSVVSGLRKKLKDSMDSFNSLRQQISSEYRETVQRRYYTVTGENPDDKTIDLLISTGESETFLQKAIEQQGRASVMDTIQEIQERHDTVKEIERNLNELHQVFLDMAVLVQSQGEQLDDIESHVARANSYVRGGVQQLHVARKHQKNTRKWTCIAIILLIIIILIIVLPIVLRK, from the exons ATGAATGACTTGTTCTCTGGCTCCTTCTCCCGCAACAACGACCAAGTCTTGCCTGACCACCACCACCATGTGATCGAGATGGCGGCCGCGTCATCACCAACAGCCGAGGGCAGCGCGAACCTTGAAAAGTTCTTTCAAGAAGTTGAGCAGGTGAAAGAGGACCTGAAGGAGCTGGAGCGTCTCCATGAGAATCTACGTGGGAACCACGAGAAGAGCAAGACCCTTCACAGCGCGAAGGCTGTGAAGGAGCTTCGCTCACGCATGGATGCTGATGTGGCACTCGCTTTAAAGAAAGCGAAGCTCGTCAAGGTCCGGCTCGAGACGCTGGACCGGTCCAATCAGGTGAGCCGAAACTTGCCTGGTTTGGAACCTGGTTCGTCCTCGGACCGGACCAGAACGTCTGTGGTGAGCGGACTGAGGAAGAAGCTGAAGGACTCTATGGACAGCTTCAACAGCCTCAGACAACAGATATCATCGGAGTACAGGGAAACCGTGCAGCGTAGATATTATACGGTCACCGGAGAGAATCCCGATGACAAAACCATTGACCTCCTCATTTCTACTG GTGAGAGTGAAACATTCTTGCAGAAAGCGATCGAGCAGCAAGGTAGAGCCAGCGTGATGGACACAATCCAAGAGATTCAAGAGAGGCACGACACAGTCAAGGAAATAGAGAGAAACCTAAACGAGCTTCACCAAGTGTTCTTGGACATGGCCGTGTTGGTGCAATCCCAGGGAGAACAATTGGACGACATCGAAAGCCACGTGGCACGCGCCAATTCATACGTGCGGGGTGGGGTCCAGCAGCTGCACGTGGCAAGGAAGCACCAAAAGAACACCCGAAAGTGGACATGCATAGCCATCATATTGCTCATTATTATCATCTTGATCATAGTCCTCCCTATAGTTCTAAGAAAATGA